In Phreatobacter stygius, a genomic segment contains:
- a CDS encoding phytoene desaturase family protein has translation MTGLLSLPASRPRSSGRHDAIIIGGGHNGLVAAAYLGRAGLKTLVLESRPMLGGPGATVEFMPGYFSSIANSPGSLEPKIVRDLELEHYGLTFVRPDPTLVQPLAHDRLYVGWRNPARNQAQIEAFAPGEAARYDAFFAYLQKFADRLGISIFEPPPSLHHLVRNLTRLEDQEAFSRIFFGNVRDLMQEFELAQETQALIAPLAVVGGQASPSTPGTPFNLMMRPLSLASLKAGGAQDPRLIPLRGSTGLPVGGLGAIIDALRASVLAHGGAVKTGVGVATIKTRGNASSAS, from the coding sequence GTGACCGGTCTCTTGAGCCTGCCGGCGTCCCGGCCGCGTTCCAGCGGACGCCATGACGCGATCATCATCGGCGGCGGCCATAACGGTCTGGTCGCCGCCGCCTATCTCGGCCGCGCCGGCCTGAAGACACTGGTTCTCGAATCCCGCCCGATGCTCGGCGGCCCCGGTGCCACCGTCGAGTTCATGCCCGGCTATTTCTCGTCGATCGCCAATTCGCCGGGCTCGCTCGAGCCCAAGATCGTGCGCGACCTCGAACTCGAGCACTACGGTCTCACGTTCGTGCGGCCCGATCCGACCCTGGTGCAGCCGCTCGCCCATGACAGGCTCTATGTCGGCTGGCGCAATCCCGCTCGCAACCAGGCGCAGATCGAGGCTTTCGCCCCCGGCGAGGCCGCCCGTTACGATGCCTTCTTCGCCTATCTGCAAAAGTTCGCCGACCGCCTGGGCATTTCGATCTTCGAGCCGCCGCCGTCGCTGCACCACCTGGTGCGCAATCTGACCCGTCTGGAGGACCAGGAGGCGTTCAGCCGGATCTTCTTCGGCAATGTCCGCGACCTCATGCAGGAATTCGAACTGGCCCAGGAGACACAGGCGCTCATCGCGCCGCTCGCGGTGGTCGGCGGCCAGGCCAGCCCCTCGACGCCGGGCACGCCGTTCAACCTGATGATGCGGCCGCTCTCGCTCGCCTCGCTCAAGGCGGGCGGCGCGCAGGATCCGCGGCTGATTCCGCTGCGCGGCTCCACGGGGCTGCCGGTTGGCGGCCTGGGCGCGATCATCGACGCGCTGCGCGCCAGTGTCCTGGCCCATGGCGGGGCGGTGAAAACCGGCGTCGGCGTCGCCACGATCAAGACGCGGGGGAACGCGTCGTCGGCGTCGTGA
- a CDS encoding phytoene desaturase family protein, translating into MTCDGDEYEAPIVISAINPRTTVVSLLDDADHWGELKPKMQRKTMRGRAFKVVLALDGMPRFAAAASDAEAAMLACAQFRIAPTVDYIEEGHSDMLLGRLSHKPVIWGLCPSMTSPELAPPGKHVLSMNVGNAPYHLREGTWAEQRDVFARRAIAKLAEYMPSLPGLINDYRVIDPTQFESQFGLVEANITHGDTLPPNMFWMRPMPGLHAYRTPTQGLYLSGNGTWPGNYISGVSGHNTSQAVLSDLRQGRATGASQAVAAAVSCP; encoded by the coding sequence GTGACGTGCGACGGTGACGAATACGAGGCGCCGATCGTCATTTCGGCGATCAACCCGCGCACGACAGTGGTGTCGCTGCTCGACGATGCCGATCACTGGGGCGAACTCAAACCCAAGATGCAGCGCAAGACCATGCGCGGCCGGGCCTTCAAAGTGGTGCTGGCGCTCGACGGGATGCCGCGTTTCGCGGCTGCGGCCTCGGACGCGGAGGCCGCGATGCTGGCCTGCGCGCAGTTCCGCATCGCCCCGACGGTCGATTATATCGAGGAAGGGCATTCCGACATGCTGCTCGGCCGGCTGTCGCACAAGCCGGTCATCTGGGGCCTTTGCCCCTCGATGACCTCGCCGGAGCTCGCCCCGCCGGGCAAACATGTGTTGAGCATGAATGTCGGCAATGCGCCCTATCACCTGCGCGAGGGCACCTGGGCCGAGCAGCGCGATGTCTTCGCCAGGCGTGCCATCGCCAAGCTCGCGGAATACATGCCGTCGCTGCCCGGCCTGATCAACGACTACCGCGTCATTGATCCGACCCAGTTCGAAAGCCAGTTCGGCCTGGTCGAGGCCAATATCACCCACGGCGATACGCTGCCGCCGAACATGTTCTGGATGCGGCCGATGCCGGGCCTGCACGCCTATCGGACGCCGACCCAGGGGCTCTATCTCAGCGGCAACGGAACCTGGCCCGGCAATTACATTTCCGGGGTGTCGGGCCACAATACCAGCCAGGCCGTGCTGTCCGACCTGAGGCAAGGCCGGGCCACCGGTGCCTCGCAGGCGGTTGCGGCGGCGGTGAGCTGCCCATGA
- a CDS encoding ABC transporter permease: METDAGNDVEPRGAAMFRSLANLVAGVLWPLISGALGLALWEGLVRVFKVPVFILPAPSVVVAAIVQYWSYLLSQLAITTFAAALGLVMAVVLGLAAGAAISSSRLVDRMLTPWLVIAHAVPKVVIAPLFLVWFGFGLQSEVFFVVAFTFFPVIVNTVSGLKSADPEQLTMVRAMGATRAQTLRKIQFPNALPSICAGIKLAVTLAPVGAVIGEFVASNKGLGHLLIRAVGDMDTPLAFAAVTVFSVFGVLLWRLAEWGERLVLPWHPSQRDAALLRPATI, encoded by the coding sequence ATGGAGACGGACGCCGGCAATGACGTCGAGCCGCGCGGCGCGGCGATGTTTCGCAGTCTCGCCAACCTGGTCGCCGGCGTGCTCTGGCCGCTGATCAGCGGCGCGCTGGGGCTGGCGCTGTGGGAGGGGCTGGTGCGGGTCTTCAAGGTGCCGGTCTTCATCCTGCCGGCGCCGTCGGTGGTGGTCGCCGCCATCGTGCAATACTGGTCCTATCTGTTGAGCCAGTTGGCGATCACGACATTTGCCGCCGCGCTGGGCCTGGTCATGGCCGTCGTCCTGGGGCTCGCTGCGGGGGCGGCGATCAGCTCCTCGCGGCTGGTCGACCGGATGCTGACGCCTTGGCTGGTGATCGCCCATGCGGTTCCCAAGGTGGTCATCGCGCCCTTGTTCCTCGTCTGGTTCGGGTTCGGACTGCAGAGCGAAGTGTTCTTCGTCGTGGCGTTCACCTTCTTCCCGGTCATCGTCAACACGGTGTCCGGGCTGAAGTCAGCCGACCCGGAGCAGTTGACCATGGTGCGTGCCATGGGGGCGACACGCGCGCAGACGCTGCGCAAGATCCAGTTTCCGAACGCGCTGCCGAGCATCTGTGCCGGCATCAAGCTGGCCGTGACACTGGCGCCGGTCGGCGCCGTGATCGGCGAGTTCGTGGCATCCAACAAGGGCCTCGGCCATCTCTTGATCCGGGCCGTCGGCGACATGGACACGCCGCTCGCCTTTGCCGCGGTGACGGTGTTCTCGGTCTTCGGCGTCCTGTTGTGGCGTCTGGCGGAATGGGGCGAACGTCTGGTCCTGCCGTGGCATCCGAGCCAGCGCGACGCGGCGCTGCTGCGCCCCGCCACCATCTGA
- a CDS encoding ABC transporter substrate-binding protein, whose product MVERVSVSRARLRAVLSASLVALGLLGAATVPAAAQARVKVLLDWAWLPYHAPFLIAEERGFYREAGLAVSLEQGRGSATTALLLSQGGFDIAHLNITNATQMIGRGGSIRIIGLYQHRTAAAFIGIRGRVKLDGPRSLRGLKIGSTPGGSDALSLRIFMRANGMGPTDLNVVSLDSNAKTTALFGGSIDVVSGDSPAFDAYVRATGQQPETLQLADAGVPLLGFGFAANTAFLGRNPELVRQFLAASRRGFVEAARDPQAACELIRTKVHLAGTVERCVDYFKGLMALSTAPTDPGWGRMSEAEWNQLVRTLQAVGELPADVQAAQYYTNDFVPQ is encoded by the coding sequence GTGGTCGAACGTGTTTCGGTTTCGCGCGCCCGTCTGCGCGCCGTCCTTTCGGCGAGCCTGGTCGCCCTGGGCCTCTTGGGCGCCGCCACCGTTCCGGCAGCGGCGCAGGCGCGGGTGAAGGTGCTGCTCGACTGGGCCTGGCTGCCCTATCACGCGCCGTTCCTGATCGCCGAGGAGCGGGGTTTCTACAGGGAGGCCGGGCTCGCGGTCAGCCTCGAACAGGGCCGTGGCTCGGCGACAACGGCGCTGCTGCTGTCGCAGGGCGGTTTCGACATCGCCCATCTGAACATCACCAACGCGACCCAGATGATCGGCCGTGGCGGCAGCATCAGGATCATCGGCCTGTATCAGCACCGGACGGCAGCAGCCTTCATCGGCATCCGCGGCAGGGTGAAGCTCGATGGGCCGCGATCGCTGCGCGGCTTGAAGATCGGCAGCACGCCGGGCGGCTCCGACGCGCTCAGCCTGAGGATCTTCATGCGCGCCAACGGCATGGGCCCGACCGATCTGAACGTCGTCTCGCTCGACTCCAATGCCAAGACGACCGCCCTGTTCGGCGGCAGCATCGATGTGGTGAGTGGCGACAGCCCGGCCTTTGACGCCTATGTCCGCGCGACCGGTCAGCAGCCCGAGACGCTGCAACTCGCCGATGCCGGCGTGCCGCTGCTGGGCTTCGGCTTCGCCGCCAACACCGCGTTCCTGGGCCGCAATCCCGAACTCGTACGCCAGTTTCTCGCCGCCAGCAGGCGCGGCTTCGTCGAGGCAGCCCGTGACCCCCAGGCGGCCTGCGAGCTGATCAGGACCAAGGTCCATCTCGCCGGCACCGTCGAGCGTTGCGTCGACTACTTCAAAGGACTGATGGCGCTCTCGACCGCGCCCACGGACCCGGGCTGGGGGCGCATGTCCGAGGCTGAATGGAACCAGTTGGTCAGGACGCTTCAGGCGGTCGGCGAACTGCCGGCGGACGTCCAGGCGGCGCAGTATTACACCAACGATTTCGTGCCCCAGTGA